TTACGATGAAAACGAACTTCTCAGCGCGCTATTTGGCGTGATCCACGAGACGGGACACGCACGCTACGAGCAAAATCTGCCGCGTAATTGGCCCGGACAGCCCATCGCGCTCGCACGTTCTACCGCTATCCATGAGTCCCAGAGTCTGTTTTTTGAAATGCAGCTGGGTCGCAGTCAGGGGTTCCTGAAGCAGCTGATCCCGGCGGTTAAACGTCACTTTGGCGATCAAGGTGCCTTTGACGAGGCGAACTTCATGGCCTGGAATCAGCAGGTGAAACCCGGATTCATCCGCGTGGATGCCGATGAAGTCAGCTACCCCGCACACGTGATCTTACGTTATGAAATTGAGCGGGCGCTGATCAACGGTGACATCGACGTTGACGACATTCCAGCGCTGTGGAATGAGAAAATGCAGGCCTGGCTGGGACTGTCGACTGACGGTAATTATCGCAACGGGTGCATGCAGGATATTCACTGGACCGATGGCGGATTTGGCTACTTCCCGTCCTATACGCTGGGCGCCATGTACGCCGCACAGCTATTTAGCGCCGCAAGCCGGGCGTTACCGGATCTGAACGCACACATCGCTGAGGGTGACCTTACCGCCCTGTTCGACTGGCTGCGACAAAACATCTGGCAACACGGGAGTCGGTACACCACCGCGCAGCTCATTACACAGGCAACCGGAGAACCCCTCAGTAGCCGGTACTTCCGCGAGCACCTTGAGTCGCGTTATTTATCATTGCCTCGCTAAACCAGATTGCCCGATAGCGCAGGCTTATCGGGCTTCTCTACCGCTTATTCCCCATCTTGTACATATCGTTACACGCCGATACCAATGACTCACGGAAGCCCTGAATTTACAGCGATATAGTTATTTCAACGGCCCCGCAGTGGGGTTGAATGAAAAACCAAATCGAGGGTATTAGAATGAAAAAAGTATTAGCTCTGGTTGTTGCCGCTGCTATGGGTCTGTCTTCCGCTGCATTTGCTGCCGAAACCGCAACATCCACTACCGCTCCAGCGGTCACCAAATCGGCTTCCGCGACCACCGCACATCACAAAAAACATCACAAAGCCGCTACCCAGAAAGCGCCCGAACAGAAAGCGCAGGCCGCTAAAAAGCACACCAAAAAGACCGCAACCAAACCTGCGGTAGAACAAAAAGCCCCTGAGCAAAAAGCGCAGGCTGCTAAAAAACACACCAAAAAACCGGTAAAACACGAAGCG
This Citrobacter enshiensis DNA region includes the following protein-coding sequences:
- a CDS encoding carboxypeptidase M32; this encodes MDNKNYQQLTRTFLRLSRFSHLSAIASWDMFAMMPPGGSRARGEALAELSVLEHQIITDPTVAQWIDAAGQEDLDEIERANLREMTRLHHQASLLPESLVEAKSLAGSRCEHAWRSQRPANDWQGFSQNLKEVVKYSREEARLRAEAKGCTPYDALLDVFEPDMTSTQLDVLFADVKSWLPDLLNKAVARQSQRPLVAPVGPFPTSVQRELGLETMALLGFDFNGGRLDISAHPFCGGVPEDVRITTRYDENELLSALFGVIHETGHARYEQNLPRNWPGQPIALARSTAIHESQSLFFEMQLGRSQGFLKQLIPAVKRHFGDQGAFDEANFMAWNQQVKPGFIRVDADEVSYPAHVILRYEIERALINGDIDVDDIPALWNEKMQAWLGLSTDGNYRNGCMQDIHWTDGGFGYFPSYTLGAMYAAQLFSAASRALPDLNAHIAEGDLTALFDWLRQNIWQHGSRYTTAQLITQATGEPLSSRYFREHLESRYLSLPR
- the asr gene encoding acid resistance repetitive basic protein Asr, with the protein product MKKVLALVVAAAMGLSSAAFAAETATSTTAPAVTKSASATTAHHKKHHKAATQKAPEQKAQAAKKHTKKTATKPAVEQKAPEQKAQAAKKHTKKPVKHEAAKPAAQPAA